In Kitasatospora sp. NBC_00240, the following are encoded in one genomic region:
- a CDS encoding DUF2520 domain-containing protein, protein MSTSNPFGAPEQSAGPSDPGARPARLAVGVVGTGRVGPALGAALQLAGHRVVAASGVSASSRRRAEALLPGVRLVTPQQVLAAADLVLLTVPDDALADLVRGLATTGAVRPGQIVVHTSGAHGVAILDPATRAGALPLALHPAMTFTGTSVDLARLAGCPFGVTAPQELRPVAEALVVEMGGEPEWVPEEVRPVYHTALAHGANHLVTLVAQAMELLRDAGVAEPGRLLGPLLGAALDNSLRSGDAALTGPVARGDAGTLRRHLEQLRTVSPDIDQAYRAMARATAQRAVRGGSLKEESAAALLDVLNEESN, encoded by the coding sequence GTGAGCACGTCCAACCCCTTCGGAGCGCCCGAGCAGTCCGCCGGCCCGTCCGACCCCGGTGCCCGTCCCGCCCGGCTCGCCGTCGGCGTGGTCGGCACCGGCCGCGTCGGGCCCGCCCTGGGCGCCGCCCTGCAACTGGCCGGCCACCGGGTGGTCGCCGCCTCCGGTGTCTCGGCCTCCTCCCGGCGCCGGGCCGAGGCGCTGCTGCCGGGGGTCCGCCTCGTGACGCCGCAGCAGGTACTGGCCGCCGCCGACCTGGTGCTGCTGACCGTCCCCGACGACGCGCTCGCCGACCTGGTCCGGGGCCTGGCCACGACCGGGGCGGTGCGCCCCGGGCAGATCGTGGTGCACACCTCGGGCGCGCACGGCGTGGCGATCCTCGACCCGGCGACCCGGGCCGGCGCGCTGCCGCTGGCCCTGCACCCCGCGATGACCTTCACCGGGACGTCGGTGGACCTGGCCCGGCTGGCCGGCTGCCCGTTCGGGGTGACCGCCCCGCAGGAGCTGCGGCCGGTGGCCGAGGCCCTGGTGGTGGAGATGGGCGGCGAGCCCGAGTGGGTGCCCGAGGAGGTCCGCCCGGTCTACCACACGGCGCTGGCGCACGGCGCGAACCACCTGGTCACCCTGGTCGCGCAGGCCATGGAGCTGCTGCGCGACGCCGGGGTGGCCGAGCCCGGCCGGCTGCTCGGCCCGCTGCTCGGCGCCGCCCTGGACAACAGTCTGCGCTCCGGCGACGCGGCCCTGACCGGCCCGGTCGCCCGGGGCGACGCGGGGACGCTCCGCCGTCACCTGGAACAGTTGCGTACGGTGTCCCCGGACATCGATCAGGCGTACCGCGCGATGGCCCGGGCCACGGCGCAGCGGGCGGTCCGGGGCGGATCGCTCAAGGAAGAGTCGGCGGCGGCGCTGCTGGACGTACTCAACGAGGAGAGCAACTGA
- a CDS encoding response regulator transcription factor, with the protein MTIRVMLVDDQELLRTGFRMVLQSQGDIEITAEAGDGAQALEVLRHTEVDVILMDVRMPRLDGVQATRRICLSAEGTPLPGAPHVLILTTFDLDEYAFAALKAGASGFLLKDVPPTELVAAIRSVHAGDAVVAPTTTRRMIDRFAEVLPTAGAAPTADTLAPLTDREREVFLLVAQGLSNSEIAARLVLSEATVKTHVGRILAKLGLRDRVQAVVLAYEAGLVRAGAGD; encoded by the coding sequence ATGACCATCCGCGTGATGCTCGTCGACGACCAGGAGCTGCTGCGCACCGGCTTCCGGATGGTCCTGCAGTCGCAGGGCGACATCGAGATCACCGCGGAGGCCGGTGACGGCGCGCAGGCCCTGGAGGTGCTGCGGCACACCGAGGTGGACGTGATCCTGATGGACGTCCGGATGCCCCGGCTGGACGGCGTCCAGGCCACCCGCCGGATCTGCCTGTCCGCCGAGGGCACGCCGCTGCCGGGCGCCCCGCACGTGCTCATCCTCACCACCTTCGACCTGGACGAGTACGCCTTCGCCGCACTGAAGGCGGGCGCCAGCGGCTTCCTGCTCAAGGACGTCCCGCCGACCGAGCTGGTCGCCGCGATCCGCTCGGTCCACGCCGGCGACGCCGTGGTCGCGCCGACCACCACCCGCCGCATGATCGACCGCTTCGCCGAGGTGCTGCCCACGGCCGGCGCGGCCCCGACCGCCGACACGCTGGCCCCGCTCACCGACCGCGAGCGGGAGGTGTTCCTGCTGGTCGCCCAGGGGCTGTCGAACAGCGAGATCGCCGCCCGGCTGGTGCTCTCCGAGGCCACCGTGAAGACCCACGTCGGCCGCATCCTCGCCAAGCTGGGCCTGCGCGACCGGGTGCAGGCCGTGGTGCTGGCCTACGAGGCCGGCCTGGTCCGGGCCGGCGCCGGGGATTGA